The Lycium barbarum isolate Lr01 chromosome 4, ASM1917538v2, whole genome shotgun sequence nucleotide sequence AGACATAGCATGGATTACAATAGTTGAAATGTTGTCAAAGATAGTAGAATATAGCCACTGGTAGATAATGAGCATGCTAAGGGAAAGTCTAGTTCTGTAGACAATTCTGAGGAAATTCAAACAAGTAATGCTTTTGCTGCTTTGGAAGAGGATGTGACTGCTGAGGATGATGTGGTTTCTATTGAGCTACAATCATGTAAATCATGGGTGGAACAATCTTTTGGGAAACAGAAATCACCAAAGAAGATAGATGATAAACAAGAGGAGATCAACCAAACTGAGGATATACAGAAGGAAAATCATGTACATGAAGAGTCAAAAATTGATGATGTAGAAAGGGCTGAGACAAAAAACAATGCAGAGGAGTTAGATATAGTCAAAGAAACAACAACAGGTCAAATAGAAAGGCAAACCAAGATTGTGGTAGATAGCAACTCTGATGAGAACGGATCAGATGAAAGGATGGAAGAAGATCCAAAAGAACCACTAGATATAGATGCTGATCCACCTGATAAGAACAAGGATGATCTTGAAACAATTATAAATGAAGGTGTTGTTGTTACTGGTATTCATCATGAGCAGGAAGAGGAGAGTATAGATGCTAATGTCAAACATATTAGCAAAGAAGTTGATCTATCCCTAAAACATGTCAACAAGCTGAAAGAAACCACCAGTAAAGTCAAAGCAGGAAAAAATCAGAAAGAGCAAGCTCTCCCAATTAGAAGTTTATCAAAGAGGTTAGCAGCCTCAAAGTTAAACAAACAATGATGAATAAAGCCTTATTTTGGAATATTAGGTCAGTCAATACTCAACAAGCCTTTGAAAGAATGACTAATCTAAATAGAAGGAATCAATATCAATTAATAGGATTAATGGAGACTTTTCAGGATGCTACAGAATTAGACTCTTTCAGAAGAAGATCGGGACATCAATCAACTCTTACTAATTGCACAGGCAAGATTTGGTTGTTTGTCATAGAAGAATGGGAAGTTCACTTAGTTGAGAATCATGATCAACATCTGACAGTAAGGGTAGTACATCAACAGACAAGGCAGGAGGCTTTAGTCTCAGCGGCATATGCCTCTTGTGATGCAAGCATAAGAAGAAACTTATGGGATTCTATGATTCATTTAGCAGGACAATGGCAAATTCCTTGGCTGGTGGGaggtgattttaatatggttttgtTTGATGAAGTGAAGTTAGGTGGTTTGCCAGTTTTGTTTCAAGAGACTGAAGACTTTGCAGCTTGCATAAATGACTGTCATTCATGCATAAATGACTGTCATTTATATGATCTGGGATATATAGGCAGCActttcacatggtggaatggcaGATCAGATGCAGCTACTATTTTTAAGAGATTAGATAGAATCTTGAGCAATCAGAAGATGATAGATCAGGCCCCTCAAATGACTGTCACTCACCTGATCAAAAAAAGGCTCAGACCATCTCCACTTGAGTTGCAGATAAGGCAAGAAACTGCGAGGATCATCAAGCCTTTCAAATTTCTAAATTTTTGGATTCATCATGCTACTTTCAATCAGGTTGTCTTTGAAAATTGGACAGCAGATTTTGCAGGAAATCTTTTTCTAATTTTTCAGCACAAACTAAAAAAGTTGAGGAGAGGACTGGTGGAATGGAGTAAGGAAAGTatggatctagtagctcagttggttggatACCTAAactctcaccttgttggtgagggttcgaatccgcACGTTGTAAttcccttcccctaccccctatgtaataaaataattttaaaaaaaggaaTGGAGTAAGGCAACTTATGGAAACATTTTCTAGAAAGATTACCACTCTAGAAGAGGTGATTCTTGCACATGAATCTCAGTTTGATGCTGATCCTTCAATGGAGAACAGAGCTCAGTTGCATAGAGTGTAGGCTGAACTTAGTAAATACTTACATTTAGAAGAGGCATACTGGAGGCAAAAGTCAGGCATTAAGTGGTTCAAAGATGGGGATATAAATACAAGATTCTTTCACTCTTatataaatggaagaagaaagaagCTTAAGTTGACTAATATTCCGAATGGGGACGGAGGTGGCTAAGTACTAATCAAGATATTACAGCTGAGGCAGTTAACTTCTATAGCAGACAATTTGCTGCTGATAGATGTCCTGATGATTTTAACTTATTAAAGCATATTCCAATAGTTATTACTGAGGAGCATAATCATGAACTAGTGGAATTACCTTCTGAGGAGGAAATCAAATCAGCTATTTTTGGACTTAGTGGGGACAGTGCAAGTGGTCCTGATGGTTTCACTGGCTGTTTTTTTCAACATTGTTCGAACATAGTGGAGGAGGACATTATCAACATGGTAAGATCCTTCTTTGTTGGATATGAACTTCCCAAGTTCATTGCTCATACAAACCTGGTACTGCTGCCAAAGAAGGACATAGTTGAGAATTTTTTTTATCTCAGGCCAATCAGCCTGAGTAACTTCAGCAATAAGATCATTTCAAGAGTACTGCATGAAAGGCTGGTTCAATTATTACCACTGTTAATTTCCAGTAACTAGTCAGGCTTTGTGAAGGAGAGGAGCATAGTACAAAATGTGTTGTTAGCACAACAAATAGTTAGAGACATTTCTAAAAGAACTGAAACTGCCAATATGGTAGTTAAACTGGATACGATGCAAGCATATGACAGAGTTTCTTGGTTGTTTTTTTACTAAGGTACTCAGGAAGTTTGGCTTCAGTGAAATTGTTATTGACATGGTGTTTAGGCTGGTTTCAAGTAATTGGTACTCAGTGCTCATAAATGGCCAAACACATGGtgtgtatatctatatatatatatcacctctTCAAGAGGAGTTAAACAAAGAGATCCACTATCTCCTACTTTGTTCATTATATCAGCAAAAGTTCTCTCTAGAAGTTTAAATGCACTTTTAGAAAAGGACAGATTCAAAccatttggcatgcctaagtggaGTCCTCTTATTAATCATCTCTCATATGCTGATGATACCATATTATTCTTGTCTGCAGAGAAAGAATCAGTTAAGCTTATGATGAAGAAAATTCAGCAATATGAAGAAGTGTCTGGACAATTAGTCAACTTGAATAAGAGTGTTGTCTATGTTCATCATAAAGTTTCTCACACTATGGTTAGAAGAATAATGGGAATTACTAAGATCAGAAAGGGATCCTTTCCTTTTACTTATCTGTGTTGCGCAATATACTATGGAAGAAACAAGATTGCATATTATGATGACATAATAAAGAAAATTGGCAGAAGAATACAATCTTGGAATGGGAAGATGCTGTCCTATGGTGGAAGGGCTGTATTGATTTCAAATGTCCCGCAGAGTATGCCTTTGCATATTCTTTCTGTTATGAGCCCACCAATTGGAGTGATCAGACACATACACAGGCTTCCGGCTAGATTTTCCTGGAATTATAAAAGTGATACAAGGTGCAGACACTGGATCAAATGGGAGGCTGCTTGTCTGCTAAAGGAAGATGATGGCCTTGTTCTTGACATGTCAAATGCTTTGTTCTGCAAATTATGGTGGAGCCTAAGAACAAAGCCTTCTCTATGGGCTTCATTCATGATAACAAGTATTGCAAGAAATTACATCCTATGATAGCCAATGCTAGGGGAGGTTCCTGTACATGGAAGAAGATGATTCTTGTTAGGGAATTAGTTGAGCATCAAATTTGGTGGCAGATAAGATAGGGAGATGCTAGTTTCTGGTTTGACAATTGGAATTCACTAGGTGCCTTATATCATTTTGTGGAAGAAAATCATGCAGAAGAGGAGATTGAAGTGAAACAGTTTAATAGTGGAGGAGAATGGAATTTGAGTGCTTTGAGGGAACAACTTTCTGAGGATATTGTTCAACATATAGTGCAAAATATCTCTCCACCAGTAGATACATTGCCTTTAGACAAAACTTGGTGGATGTTGGAACAAAATGGTAAGTTTTTTATCAAAAGTGCATGGAATTATATTTGACAGAAGGATGAGAGGGAAGATATTTACAAGTATATGTGGGAGAAAGGACTTCCTTTCAAGTTGTCATTCTTTATATGGAGAGCATGGAAATTTAAGCTGCCAATAGATCAGGTTCTTCAAAGTTTAGGAGTGAGCATGCCATCAAGGTGTTGGTGTTGTCAAGAACCAAAAGAAGAAACCATGTCACATCTCTTCCTAACCTCTCCAGTAGCTACCAAGTTATGGCGAATGTTGTTTCATGTGTAGGTATCAATATTGAAGGCTTGCAGCTTAGTCAAGTGATCATAAAATGCTGGAAACATGATGGACCTGCTAAGGTGCAGCAGCTGTTAAAGGCTATACCAGCAGCTATCATGTGGGAAATTTGGAAAAGAAGAAATAAAATCAAGCATGGATGAAACATGACAATTTCTAGTTTGGAATATCAGGTTCATAAAACTATTTGGCAACTGGTGAGGGTCAAGTTTTCAAGACTAGCTCATGTGCCACCAGGATGGCCAGAGTTAGTGGATTGCTTAGAAACATGGAGGCTAGTTTtgcattacaagaaaatcatatGTCAAGAACCAGCAGAGGGACACATAAAGATCAACACAGATAGAGCTATTAGGGGTAATACAGGACCAAGTTCTTATGGCTTTTGTTGCAGAAATCACAATTGAGACATTATATATGCACAGGCAGCACAGATAGCAGACACAACCAATATGGTAGCAGAGGCTGAGGCAATCAAAGAAGCTCTATATTTCTATATACTTAAGGGGATCCCACAGGTGATCATTGAAACAGATTCCATACAGCTTAAGAGAATACTAGAAGGAAGCAGTTCAACACCATGGCGTCTCATTACAATAATAGAAGACATACAGAAGTTTATGCAATTATGTTCAGTACATTTGCAGCATATCTATACGGAAGGAAACAAGATTGCAGATTTCCTAGCTAACATGGTTTTGGACactgatgtgccgcggatttgtggcacattcgatgcctttttactatgaattttggttgttttcaagtaagtctggttcttgttaatatgttttgttgtgttttaggaaaacaatggcccaaaagcaaaaaagcaaagaacaaataaaaaattggccagaaatgaagaattgACGTTCCATCGATcagccgacggaccgtccttcgaagcgtcgataagctcgatttttcagtaatgacaaagttgaagatgacaaaggacggaggcatcgaactgatcgacgcttcgtcgtttgtgtcgtcaatcagGATCTATCAACAAAAAGAGAGAAACACGGAATActtgacggagcgtcgaactgatcgacgacaccgtcgaatggaacacattgctgaaggtacaaaggacggagaaattgatggatcgtcgaacgatcaacggtccgtcgatcttgctatcgggggaaaTTTTGTCAGTAGCTGTTGTGCTTTTTTTAgactatttaaagaacattttaggttttttttggcAGTGAATCGTTATTGtaaccacgtgaacaaagttccattggtgggtgagcattgaatactccccttttggagcttagtgaagacaacaatattccattttccatcatctttatcacactttgtaagcttcatgtctcacttattgcttactacttttgagaccataatgtgtgagtaatttctttaatcaaagttgtggatccaaatgatgggtgctatgtaatgggtgtctaacattatatatatatatatatatatatatatataatgggttgtgatgtgttttattatttctcgtattcattgttcattagtggttgcaaacacttgttcatgcacaaaccctagtttatttggaaagatgaactagggtgtgatgtgaaataatataacaaggactcggggcgctaaccctcgtttagtgaactcgcttagggataagatgagttctacttggcatatttaatcaatcttatttacaacttttctgcatttgggaaaatcatgaaaagaaatactctctaactattggaaaatattagaaagtgcattagagattaagtgcatacataacctggcccattagaaatatatcatattgacacccatagcataacatctaatcatcacggggacacaactttggttctccaaatccaaacaaattccaaacacttcaaaatagcgaatacaaaccaaatctcttttcaaaatattcggaataggattaaagcctttaaagactagtatcgcatacaattagtacccttttctttccatattccctgtgggattcgaccccaaccttgtttgggttactacatttgacaacgtccgctttacgccattaataggtgtaatttgagcgtatcagacaCAGACAGCAAGTTGGAGATAAATGGATTTCAAGATCTTTCAAGCACTGGCGGGACACTCAACTACATGGACAACAATCGGTACCCAAATTTTAGGATTAAGACCAAGAATATTTCATGATGATCATTACCATTTTGAACTTATGCATACAAGAGGATGCATATATGCAACTTAGTCACATTGTGGTAGGAAGGGAGAGCTACTTGTGCTTGAACTTCACTCTAGTTTTAGAATATCTTATTTTAGCTAGTTCCTGCCTTACGCATGATGTAAGATACTTATTTTATTACTTATTAATGAATAAGCCATTAGGCACAGCCTAATggatatttaaataaaaaataaaaaataaattgtggTTGGTCTGAAAGTAATTAAAACGTTTTTGGTTTAATTTGATTTCAGAAATGGCTGATATGAAGTGCCTATCCTTAAAGATGTGTCTGGTATGAAAAGTCTCTTTGAACAGATGTGTCTGTTGAGAACATGCTTCTAAGGTATTATAAATACCTGGTATTGTGTCAAAACTATAGACACAACATACAGACactgattttcttcttcttcttcttcttcttcttcttcttcttcttcttcttcttcttcttcttcttctctaaaTACTGTTAGTATATTGTGTTCAGAAACTTAGACACATAAAATCAGAAATAGAAAACCGGAAACTGTGTAAACTCGAAAAATGCTAAAACGAAAAAAAATATTCGagaccacagaattcactgtgtgtccttaagaaattcaatcccctcactgtacccgaggttatggatTACGTCCTCCCAGGATAAAATGGATATACCTGTCGTAGGAGTAGCGGTACCTCACACGCCAACGACTTCGTCGAACTCAAAAACGGTAACAAATCACACACAAACACAGTTTTGATTTTAAAGAAATATGCAGAATGCAAGAATGTAAAATGATTTCGAAATTTCAGTGTCCAAAAACGAAGCATTGCCTCTGTATTTATAGCCTAAACAGTGCCTGTTCAGAACAAACAAGGTGTCTGTTCGGAGAGAAAGGTGTCTGTTCGGAAAGGCCTAGACACAACATACAGACactgattttcttcttcttctcttcttcttcttcttcttcttcttcttcttcttcttcttcttcttcttcttcttcttcttcttcttcttcttcttcttcttcttcttcttcttcttcttcttctctaaaTACTGTTAGTATATTGTGTTCAGAAACTTAGACACATAAAATCAAAAATAGAAAACCGAAAACTGTGTAAACTCGAAAAATGCAGAAACGAAAAAAAATATTCGagaccacagaattcactgtgtgtacttaaggaatttaatcccctcactgtacccgaggttatggatTACGTCCTCCCAGGATAAAATGGATATACCTGTCGTAGGAGTAGCGGTACCTCACACGCCAACGACTTCGTCGAACTCAAGAACGGTAGCAAATCACACACAAACGCAGTTTTGATTTTAAAGAAATATACAGAATGCAAGAATGTAAAATGATTTGAAATTTTAGTGTCCAAAAACGAAGCATTGCCTCTGTATTTATAGCCTAAATAGTGCCTGTTCAGAACAAACAAGGTGTCTGTTCGGAGAGAAAGGTGTCTGTTTGGAAAGGCCTAGACACAACATACAGACactgattttcttcttcttctcttcttcttcttcttcttcttcttcttcttcttcttcttcttcttcttcttcttcttcttcttcttcttcttcttcttcttcttcttcttctctaaaTACTGTTAGTATATTGTGTTCAGAAACTTAGACACATAAAATCAGAAATAGAAAATCGGAAACTGTGTAAACTCGAAAAATgcaaaaacgaaaaaaaatattcgagaccacagaattcactgtgtgtccttaaggaattcaatcccctcactgtacccgaggttatggatTACGTCCTCCCAGGATAAAATGGATATACCTGTCGTAGGAGTAGCGGTACCTCACACGCCAACGACTTCGTCGAACTTAAGAACGGTAACAAATCACACACAAACTCAGTTTGATTTTAAAGAAATATGCAGAATCAAGAATGTAAAATGATTTCGAAATTTCAGTGTCCAAAAACGAAGCATTGCCTCTGTATTTATAGCCTAAAAAGTGCCTGTTCAGAACAAACAAGGTGTCTGTTCGGAAAGGCCTTGCCTTTTCCAAAAATTAAAATAGGAAAACAGCCGTTGGGAAATTTCCGCcaagaaataataaaaaattactCAATATCTTATTCGTGGAAATTAACACTTGAAATGGAAAAATGAATTAAATAAATTTGGtctaaaaagattatcaatcaatcagattatttgaccaaatccaaatccaaacccgagcgacgacgacagcgcgaggggagtccctcttctcaaccctttaagagctagaagaagtgcttgataatataaatacataaatctccctttctaccaccaatgtaGTACAAAGCTCCTTTCCAAAGGAACTTTGCTTTAACTTCATTTTCCCTCCATTTTCTTTTACCACCATTTCTCCTTCACACCAGcttagctagcttcaatcattagctagctttaacaatcccccacatgaatggggaatgactATATGATGAAAAACATGTATGCATGACCAAAAAAATTGCGTGATTCGTAAGCAAGGGTTaatcgcatctggataagtagattTCTCTTTAAACgttccgtagtgaacatatgtcggatatactcggtcaatcggtagatttaATATCTTTGAACCATAGAGCTTTTGTGTTTACCTAGACAACTacatgtcacacaattaaccctttaacagtctttggttctcattgttttgttcgtttcagccataAACACTGTCTGGTTCATATGTGCGTAGAGAATTGGCCTTACAGAATTCTCCTTGATGCGActtacacttcacacttacataggtgattcctaaatgtgttatcccgtagatacactattggatataccccgtatcaaacttagaaaccattaaaaagcctTAATGCTTTATCCTGGTACTGAACGTTGTCTCATCACGAGAATGGACCAAATATGTtattttgacaatgttgaaccgtcaccaatgactttgtttgatctctttgaacctagatcttgggatatccagtcttctaggtagagttaccgccacggTGACTTTTCCTCGGCCATAGTCCCATTcccctcgatgatctttcaaccacctctctagttaggcctttagttagtggatccgacacattatctcttgactttacgtagtcaattgtgataattccactagagagtagttgtttAACGGTATTGTATCTTCGTCATATGTGACAAGACTTTCCATTGTACATAACGTTTCCGGCCCTTCCTATTGTCGtttggctatcacaatgtatgcatataggagcCAACGGTTTAGGCCAAAACGGAAtgtcttctaagaaattccggagcctttcagcttcttcaccggatTTATCTAAAGCTATGAACTCAGACTCCATTATAGAGCGGGCGATACATGTCTGTTTGGATGACTTCCAAGACACTGTTCCTTCACCAATGGTAAACAcgtatccacttgtggattttGTTTCAGTTGATctggtgatccaatttgcatcattGTATCTTTCAATAACTGCAGGATACCTGTTATAATGCAAAGCAAAGTTTTGAGTGTATTTCAAATACCTAAAAACTCGTTTCAGTGCCAGCCAATGATTTTGGTCGGGATTACTAGTGTAGCGACTTAGTTTACTTATAGCACATGCAATATCAGGTCGTAcagttcatgatatacatcaaacttcccaaaaCTCTGGCATAATCCAATTGAGAATGACTTTCACATTTATTGTTAGCAAGAGCAAGGTTCACATCAATTAGTGTCTTTGCCACTTTAAAATCCAAATACTTGAACttttcaagtaccttttcaatagaATGAGATTGAGACAATGCTAGACCTTGAGGAGTCTTATGGATTTTAATTCCCAAAATTAGATGAGCAACTCCTAAGTCCTTCATATCAAACTTACGAGCAAGCATGGGTTTAGTAGCATTTATGTTAGCAATGTCGTTACTCATTATCAATATGTCATCTACGTACAAACAAACAATTACGACGTGGTTCAGAGTGTTCTTAATGTAGACACATTTATCTTGAATCCATTTGACAGCATCGtatggtcaaattttgcatgccactgttcgggtgcttgttttagtccataaagagacttaacaagtcgacacaccTTCTTATCTTTCCTGGGAACTACAAATCCTTCgagttgttccatgtaaatttcttcctccaaatctccATCTAAGAAGGctgttttcacatccatttgatggatctCAAGACCGTACACGGCAGCTAATGCTACTAACACCCGAATAAATGTAATCCTTGTTACCGGCGAGTATGTATCAAAGTAATCAAGACCTTCCCGTTGTCTAAACCCTATAACaactagtcttgccttatatttatcaatagtgccatcagctcTCATTTTCCGtttgaaaatccatttggaacctcAAGGGTTGTTccctggaggaagatcaaccaattcccaagtaTCATTGTTCAACATGGATTCTATCTCCCTATTGATTGCCTATTTTCAAAATTGAGCTTCCGATGAATACATAGCTTCGTTGAAAGTTCGaggctcattttccaacaaaaatgttagaaattatggtccaaaggaagtagacgtTCTTTGACATTTGCTACGTCTTGGATTTTTCTCATCAGAAACATTTTCCTTTTTTTATTCCGGAGGTCATTTAGATTCTTTGCTAGACGACTCACATTCCCTTTTATACGGATATGTTTTCAAAGAagtcagcattatctgattcaattaccgtattcacCTGCATGTCGGGATTTTCTGATTTGTGAACCAGAAATCGATATGCCTTACTATTTGTGGCATATCTTATGAAAACACAATCAACAGTTTTAGgtcctatttttacccttttgggtttttgtcacgccccgaaccatggcctggacgaaacacggcactcggtgccatactgcatgtgaccgagcgaaccacatggcttgcttgtcaatatgggcatcaaaacaatatactctatatatgatgcaatttaaatgagtcatgaaaatgtaatttgcggaataaagtcttgaaattatctcatagcatgaaatatcatgaaaacataatagtccgCAAACATGAATgcacaactgactctgtgaactaacatctgtctatgaaacctctaaaaacatgtctaaatactaactatcaggacttggccctggactaccataaactgaatattaatgcagactccatgttgaaccccgagagaagtggggctcaccaataagctgataactgaagtgattctactgcgcaggtgtatgctcctgaaaaccggtatctgcaccgtgaagtgcaggccccgggcaaaagggacgttagtacatcgtgaatagtactagt carries:
- the LOC132637420 gene encoding uncharacterized protein LOC132637420 codes for the protein METFQDATELDSFRRRSGHQSTLTNCTGKIWLFVIEEWEVHLVENHDQHLTVRVVHQQTRQEALVSAAYASCDASIRRNLWDSMIHLAGQWQIPWLVGGDFNMVLFDEVKLGGLPVLFQETEDFAACINDCHSCINDCHLYDLGYIGSTFTWWNGRSDAATIFKRLDRILSNQKMIDQAPQMTVTHLIKKRLRPSPLELQIRQETARIIKPFKFLNFWIHHATFNQVVFENWTADFAGNLFLIFQHKLKKLRRGLVEWSKESMDLVAQLVGYLNSHLVGEEEVILAHESQFDADPSMENRAQLHRVWLSTNQDITAEAVNFYSRQFAADRCPDDFNLLKHIPIVITEEHNHELVELPSEEEIKSAIFGLSGDSASGPDGFTGCFFQHCSNIVEEDIINMVRSFFVGYELPKFIAHTNLVLRKFGFSEIVIDMVFRLVSSNWYSVLINGQTHAKVLSRSLNALLEKDRFKPFGMPKWSPLINHLSYADDTILFLSAEKESVKLMMKKIQQYEEVSGQLVNLNKSVVYVHHKVSHTMVRRIMGITKIRKGSFPFTYLCCAIYYGRNKIAYYDDIIKKIGRRIQSWNGKMLSYGGRAVLISNVPQSMPLHILSVMSPPIGVIRHIHRLPARFSWNYKSDTRCRHWIKWEAACLLKEDDGLVLDMSNALFCKLWWSLRTKPSLWASFMITSALYHFVEENHAEEEIEVKQFNSGGEWNLSALREQLSEDIVQHIVQNISPPVDTLPLDKTWWMLEQNGINIEGLQLSQVIIKCWKHDGPAKVHKTIWQLVRVKFSRLAHVPPGWPELVDCLETWRLVLHYKKIICQEPAEGHIKINTDRAIRGNTGPSSYGFCCRNHN